One Hyphomicrobium sp. CS1GBMeth3 DNA window includes the following coding sequences:
- a CDS encoding CbiX/SirB N-terminal domain-containing protein, giving the protein MTIKAPALAVVLVSHGDRGGASPNAALRAQADAVRELTGLHVAIGMLKGEPTIERGVAEAAATGAQHIAVYPLFMADGYFVSKVRERVAAAGVAPEPEVLSPLGLDPALPDVLVQEAATMAPRRGFEPLQSRLLVVGHGSKLGPASANATRKAAARAALARRFASVTTAFLEEDPFLDDALRASQAPTIVAGFFFGDGMHAGEDVPDAIEETGANAIYTGAIGNSPAVAPLIAAALNASVMKKDGQESPR; this is encoded by the coding sequence ATGACCATCAAGGCCCCAGCCCTCGCCGTCGTGCTGGTGAGCCACGGAGATAGGGGCGGCGCCTCGCCCAACGCGGCCCTCAGAGCACAAGCCGACGCTGTACGCGAGCTCACGGGCCTCCATGTCGCCATCGGAATGCTGAAGGGCGAGCCCACGATCGAGCGGGGCGTCGCCGAAGCCGCAGCAACCGGCGCCCAGCACATCGCCGTCTATCCGCTCTTCATGGCCGACGGCTACTTCGTCAGCAAGGTGCGCGAGCGCGTCGCCGCGGCGGGCGTCGCACCGGAGCCGGAGGTGCTGTCTCCACTCGGCCTCGACCCCGCCTTGCCCGACGTTCTCGTTCAGGAAGCCGCGACTATGGCGCCCCGTAGGGGATTCGAACCCCTGCAATCACGCCTGCTTGTCGTCGGTCACGGCTCAAAGCTCGGCCCAGCTTCCGCAAACGCGACGCGCAAGGCCGCGGCCCGCGCCGCTCTTGCACGCCGTTTCGCGAGCGTCACAACAGCATTCCTCGAGGAGGATCCGTTTCTCGACGACGCCCTACGCGCGAGCCAGGCTCCGACCATCGTCGCCGGCTTCTTTTTCGGAGACGGCATGCACGCCGGCGAGGACGTGCCAGATGCCATCGAGGAGACCGGCGCCAACGCCATCTATACCGGCGCCATCGGCAATTCGCCCGCCGTAGCGCCCCTCATCGCCGCCGCATTGAACGCAAGCGTTATGAAGAAAGACGGACAAGAATCTCCTCGATGA
- a CDS encoding GrpB family protein, which yields MTRSDLPSEPNFALHIDQVRARADAERLFERVAAELRKVLPATADIRHVGATAVSGCLTKGDLDIVVRVAPEHFAVAERVLAEGFARNTGSKRTDTFAAFEDPQTEPHLGIQLTVAGGEDDYFHLFVEALQRDPALVARYNALKLQHAGAPMDAYRAAKSAFIEEILVRLSS from the coding sequence ATGACACGTTCCGATCTTCCATCCGAGCCGAACTTCGCGCTCCACATCGACCAAGTTCGTGCGCGTGCGGATGCCGAACGCCTTTTTGAGCGTGTGGCTGCCGAACTAAGGAAAGTGCTCCCGGCTACTGCCGACATCCGGCATGTCGGTGCAACAGCCGTTTCCGGATGCTTGACGAAAGGCGATCTCGATATCGTGGTTCGGGTCGCGCCAGAGCACTTCGCGGTTGCCGAACGCGTCTTGGCGGAGGGGTTTGCGCGCAATACGGGCTCGAAGCGTACCGATACCTTCGCCGCGTTCGAGGATCCGCAAACCGAGCCGCACCTCGGTATCCAGCTTACAGTGGCGGGTGGGGAGGATGACTACTTTCACCTTTTCGTCGAAGCGCTCCAGCGCGATCCGGCGCTTGTCGCGCGCTACAACGCTCTGAAGCTTCAGCATGCCGGCGCGCCGATGGATGCCTATCGGGCAGCAAAAAGCGCTTTCATCGAGGAGATTCTTGTCCGTCTTTCTTCATAA
- the pnp gene encoding polyribonucleotide nucleotidyltransferase — translation MFDIHRVEIEWGGRKLKLETGHMARQADAAVYAQYGETSVLATVVGAKSVKPGIDFFPLTVNYQERTYAAGKIPGGYFKREGRPTEKETLTSRLIDRPIRPLFVEGFKNEVQVVVTVLSHDLENDPDIVGMVAASAALTLSGLPFLGPIGAARVGVIGGECVLNPMIDEMPESTLDLVIAGTQDAVMMVESEAKELSEAKMLEAVMFGHKHFQPVIQAIIKLAEKAAKEPWDIQIPDKGKYKDKVRELAGDLLKTAFSTKEKGKRQDLCAEAKKKVVEGIELPSEDPSEKVLLSDAFKALEMDIMRGDVLKTKRRIDGRDLETVRPILSEVHVLPRTHGSALFTRGETQALVVATLGTGEDEQYVDSLEGTKKERFLLHYNFPPYSVGETGRMGSPGRREIGHGKLAWRAVRPLLPKADEFPYTLRVVSEITESNGSSSMATVCGTSLALMDAGVPLKSPVAGIAMGLIKEGDGFAVLSDILGDEDHLGDMDFKVAGTENGVTALQMDIKITGITEEIMKVALEQANKGRLHILDEMSKALTGAREELGEYAPRIETIKIPTDKIREVIGSGGSVIRSIVEESGAKIDIDDDGTVKIAAAKRESIEAALNRIKSITSEPEVGQIYKGKVVKIMEFGAFVNFFGAKDGLVHISQLTQGRPQTVGEVVKEGQEVYVKLLGFDDRGKVRLSMKIVDQATGAEIPRAEGEPEEVFSAERPPRREREGGGRRRRE, via the coding sequence ATGTTCGATATTCATCGCGTGGAAATTGAATGGGGCGGGCGCAAGCTTAAGCTCGAAACCGGGCACATGGCCCGTCAGGCTGACGCCGCCGTCTATGCGCAGTATGGCGAGACCAGCGTGCTTGCCACCGTCGTCGGCGCCAAGAGCGTCAAGCCTGGCATCGATTTCTTCCCGCTGACCGTCAACTACCAGGAACGCACGTATGCCGCCGGCAAAATCCCGGGCGGCTACTTCAAGCGCGAGGGCCGTCCCACCGAGAAGGAGACGCTGACCTCGCGCCTCATCGACCGCCCGATCCGTCCGCTCTTCGTCGAGGGTTTCAAGAACGAGGTGCAGGTCGTCGTCACGGTACTCAGCCATGACCTCGAGAACGATCCCGACATCGTCGGTATGGTGGCGGCTTCCGCCGCGCTGACGCTGTCCGGCCTGCCGTTCCTCGGACCGATCGGCGCCGCGCGTGTCGGCGTCATCGGCGGCGAGTGTGTGCTGAACCCGATGATCGACGAGATGCCGGAAAGCACGCTCGATCTCGTTATCGCCGGCACGCAGGACGCCGTGATGATGGTCGAGAGCGAGGCCAAGGAGCTATCCGAGGCTAAGATGCTCGAGGCCGTCATGTTCGGCCACAAGCACTTCCAGCCGGTGATCCAGGCCATCATCAAGCTCGCCGAGAAGGCCGCCAAGGAGCCGTGGGATATCCAGATCCCCGACAAGGGCAAGTACAAGGACAAGGTGCGTGAGCTTGCCGGTGACCTTCTGAAGACCGCCTTTTCGACGAAGGAGAAGGGCAAGCGGCAGGATCTTTGCGCCGAGGCCAAAAAGAAGGTCGTCGAGGGCATCGAATTGCCGTCCGAGGATCCCAGCGAGAAGGTGCTGCTTTCCGACGCCTTCAAGGCGCTCGAGATGGACATCATGCGCGGCGACGTCTTGAAGACGAAGCGGCGCATCGACGGGCGCGACCTCGAGACCGTGCGTCCGATCCTTTCGGAAGTGCACGTGTTGCCGCGTACGCACGGCTCGGCGCTGTTCACGCGCGGCGAGACGCAGGCGCTTGTCGTGGCGACGCTCGGCACCGGTGAGGACGAGCAGTATGTCGACAGCCTCGAGGGCACGAAGAAGGAGCGCTTCCTGCTCCACTACAACTTCCCGCCCTATTCGGTGGGCGAGACGGGCCGCATGGGCTCGCCCGGCCGGCGCGAGATTGGCCACGGCAAGCTTGCTTGGCGCGCCGTGCGTCCGCTGCTGCCGAAGGCCGATGAGTTCCCGTACACGCTGCGCGTGGTCTCGGAGATCACCGAGAGCAACGGCTCGTCGTCGATGGCGACCGTGTGCGGCACGTCGCTCGCTCTGATGGATGCCGGTGTGCCCCTGAAGTCGCCGGTCGCCGGCATCGCCATGGGTCTCATCAAGGAAGGCGATGGCTTCGCCGTGCTGTCGGACATCCTCGGCGACGAGGATCACCTCGGTGACATGGACTTCAAGGTGGCGGGCACCGAGAATGGCGTCACCGCGCTGCAGATGGACATCAAGATCACCGGCATCACCGAGGAGATCATGAAGGTCGCCCTCGAGCAGGCGAACAAGGGTCGCCTGCATATCCTGGATGAAATGTCCAAGGCGCTGACCGGCGCCCGTGAGGAACTCGGCGAGTACGCGCCGCGCATCGAGACCATCAAGATCCCGACCGACAAGATCCGCGAGGTGATCGGTTCGGGTGGCTCGGTGATCCGCTCGATCGTCGAGGAGAGCGGCGCCAAGATCGACATCGACGACGATGGCACGGTCAAGATCGCCGCCGCCAAGCGCGAGAGCATCGAGGCGGCGCTCAACCGCATCAAATCCATCACGTCCGAGCCCGAGGTTGGCCAGATCTACAAGGGCAAGGTCGTGAAGATCATGGAGTTCGGTGCGTTCGTGAACTTCTTCGGCGCCAAGGACGGCCTCGTTCACATCTCGCAGCTCACGCAGGGCCGTCCGCAGACGGTCGGCGAGGTCGTGAAGGAAGGCCAGGAGGTCTACGTGAAGCTCCTGGGCTTCGACGACCGCGGCAAGGTGCGCCTCTCGATGAAGATCGTCGACCAGGCTACGGGTGCGGAGATCCCGCGTGCCGAGGGCGAGCCTGAGGAGGTGTTCTCGGCCGAGCGTCCGCCGCGGCGCGAGCGCGAGGGTGGCGGTCGTCGCCGCCGCGAGTAG
- the rpsO gene encoding 30S ribosomal protein S15: MSLTTEAKAQLIKDNATKANDTGSPEVQVAILTERINGLTEHFKTHKKDNHSRRGLLKMVSQRRQLLDYVKRKDEARYKKIIEKLGIRR, encoded by the coding sequence ATGTCGCTCACGACTGAAGCCAAGGCTCAGCTTATCAAAGACAACGCCACCAAGGCGAACGACACCGGCTCGCCGGAAGTGCAGGTCGCGATCCTGACCGAGCGTATCAACGGCCTTACCGAGCACTTCAAGACGCACAAGAAGGACAACCATTCGCGTCGCGGGCTGCTCAAGATGGTCAGCCAGCGCCGCCAGCTCCTTGACTACGTCAAGCGCAAGGACGAGGCGCGCTACAAGAAGATCATCGAGAAGCTTGGAATTCGCCGCTAA
- the truB gene encoding tRNA pseudouridine(55) synthase TruB, which translates to MARRKKGNPVHGWLVLDKPLDMTSTRAVGILKRLYFAQKVGHAGTLDPLATGILPIAFGEATKTVPFAVEGEKVYRFTVRWGAETATDDAEGEVVASGEGQPTVKDIEALLPQFTGEIMQVPPRFSAIKVDGERAYALARDGEDVVLEARPVFIDELRLIDVPDNDSAVFEARCGKGTYVRAIARDLGRTFGCRGHVIALRRTRVGPFSEENAVGLDEIEDATEAGEDLTSFLQPVEIALGEILEVNVSPSDAADLAQGRSVLIRGRDAPVLGGAAYAMSKGRIIALGEIEKGALHPTRVFNFGG; encoded by the coding sequence GTGGCACGACGCAAGAAAGGCAATCCGGTTCACGGCTGGCTGGTGCTCGACAAGCCGCTCGACATGACGTCGACGCGCGCGGTCGGCATCCTGAAGCGGCTTTATTTCGCGCAGAAGGTTGGCCACGCCGGCACGCTCGATCCGCTCGCCACCGGAATTCTGCCGATCGCATTCGGCGAGGCGACGAAGACGGTGCCGTTCGCGGTCGAGGGCGAGAAGGTCTATCGCTTCACCGTGCGCTGGGGCGCCGAGACGGCGACGGATGACGCGGAAGGCGAGGTGGTCGCCAGCGGCGAGGGCCAGCCCACGGTGAAAGACATCGAGGCGCTGCTGCCGCAGTTCACCGGTGAGATCATGCAGGTGCCGCCGCGCTTTTCGGCCATCAAGGTCGATGGCGAGCGGGCCTATGCGCTCGCGCGTGACGGTGAGGACGTCGTGCTCGAGGCACGACCCGTCTTCATCGACGAATTGCGCCTGATCGACGTGCCGGACAACGACAGTGCCGTTTTCGAGGCGCGCTGCGGCAAGGGAACGTATGTGCGTGCCATCGCGCGCGACCTGGGCCGGACGTTCGGATGCCGCGGGCACGTGATCGCGCTCCGGCGGACGCGCGTCGGGCCGTTCAGCGAGGAGAACGCAGTCGGTCTGGACGAGATCGAGGATGCGACCGAAGCCGGAGAGGATCTGACCTCCTTCCTGCAGCCGGTCGAGATCGCGCTCGGCGAGATCCTCGAGGTTAACGTCAGCCCGTCCGATGCGGCCGATCTGGCGCAGGGGCGCAGTGTGCTGATCCGCGGGCGCGACGCACCGGTTCTCGGTGGGGCTGCCTACGCCATGTCCAAGGGCCGCATTATCGCGCTGGGCGAGATCGAGAAGGGCGCGCTGCACCCAACGCGGGTGTTCAATTTCGGCGGTTAA